TGGCGATGGCCGATTTTCAGCTTGAAGGTTCCGTGCGGGAATTGAATCTGGCGGCCTGCCGACTGGCCCGCGAGGCGGTCGATGAGATGAACCTCCGAACGCCCGACCGGCCGCGGTTCGTGGCCGGTTCGATCGGCCCGACCAACCGGCAGCTCTCGATCGCCGGCAACGTGAACGATCCGGGCTACCGCGCCGTAACGTTCGACCAGATGGTTGAGACATATTACGAGCAAGTGGCCGCGCTCGTCGAGGGTGGGGTCGACATTCTGCTCGCCGAGACGGCATTCGATACGCTGGTGCTGAAGGCCTGCCTATTCGCGATCGACAAGTTCTTTGAAGATCGGCGATGTACCGCGCGGGGGAAGGGGACAGTCCCCTTTTCCTCCGAAGACTCCGAAAAAGGGGACAGTCCCCGGCTTCCCGTAATGGCATCGTTCACCGTATTCGAAGGGGGGCGCACGCTTTCGGCGCAGACGGTCGAAGCCTGTTGGAATTCGATCGCCCATGCCGATCTCTTGAGCGTCGGGATCAATTGCTCGCTCGGCCCGGAAATGCTTAGGCCGTATGTCGAGGAACTGTCGCGGATCGCGCCGATTTATGTGAGCTGCTATCCCAACGCGGGACTGCCAAATGCTTTTGGCGGCTTTGACGAAACGCCCGCGATGATGGCCGGCACGCTCGGCGAGTTCGCGGCCAACGGTTGGCTGAATATCGTCGGGGGCTGCTGCGGGACGACCCCAGCGCATATCCGCGCGATCGCCGCCGCGGTAGCTGGCAAGCCGCCGCGCGAGCCGGCCCATCCCGAACCGCTCACTCGCCTCAGCGGCCTCGAGCCGCTGGTAATCCGTCCCGACAGCAATTTCATTATGATCGGCGAGCGGACGAACGTGACCGGTTCGAAGAAGTTCTCCAAGCTGGTGCTGGCGGGCAAATTCGAGGAAGCGGTGGCCGTCGCCCGCGAGCAGGTCGAAGCTGGGGCGAATGTGATCGACGTGAACATGGATGAGGCCCTGCTCGATGGCGAGGCGGCCATGACGCGGTTCCTCAATTTGGTCGCCGCCGAGCCGGAGGTTTGCCGGGTGCCGATCATGGTCGATAGCTCGAAATGGTCGGTGATCGAGGCGGGCTTGAAATGCGTGCAAGGCAAAGCGATCGTCAATTCGATCAGCCTCAAGGAAGGGGAAGAAGTCTTTCTGCACCACGCTCGGCTCGTGAACCGCTATGGCGCGGCGGCCGTTGTGATGGCCTTCGACGAGCTGGGGCAGGCCGTCACCGTCGAAGACAAGGTGCGCATCTGCCGCCGGGCTTATCGCCTATTGACGGAACAGGTCGGCATGGCTCCGACCGATGTGATCTTCGATCCGAACATCCTGACGGTCGCCACCGGGATCGAGGAGCACAACCGCTACGCGATCAACTTCATCGAGGCCACGCGCGAGATCAAACGGCTGCTTCCGTTGGCCAAGGTCTCCGGAGGCGTAAGCAACATCTCGTTCTCCTTTCGCGGCAATGACGTGGTCCGCGAGGCGATGCACTCAGCCTTTCTCTATCACGCCATCCGTGCCGGGATGGACATGGGGATCGTCAACGCCGGCCAACTCGCGGTTTACGAGCAGATTCCCAAGGACTTGCTCGAACGGGTCGAGGACGTGCTCTTCGATCGCCGGCCGGACGCCACCGAGCGGCTGGTCGAATTCGCCGAATCCGTAAAGCGGCAAGGGGGCAAGACTGCCGAGGCCGAATCGGCATGGCGGAGCGGCACGGTCGACGAGCGGCTGAGCCACGCTCTGGTCAGGGGGATCGTGGATTACATCGACCGCGATGTCGAAGAAGCCCGCGGCAAGTATCCCACCGGCTTGGCGATCATCGAAGGGCCGCTCATGGCCGGGATGCAAGTGGTCGGCGATCTCTTCGGCTCGGGAAAGATGTTTTTGCCACAGGTGGTCAAAAGCGCCCGCGTGATGAAGAAGGCAGTGGCCTATCTGCTGCCGTTCATGGAGCGGGAAAAAGCCCTGGCCGGCACCGCGGACAAACCGCGCGGAAAAGTGCTGATGGCGACCGTCAAGGGCGACGTTCACGACATCGGCAAGAACATTGTCGGCGTCGTGCTCGGCTGCAACAGCTACCAAGTGATCGACTTGGGGGTGATGGTTCACTGCGAGACGATCCTCGACACGGCCATCAAGGAAGGTGTCGACATGATCGGGCTGAGCGGCCTGATCACGCCAAGCTTGGACGAAATGGTCCACGTCGCCCGCGAGATGGAGCGTCGCGGTTTCGCGCTGCCGCTTCTGATCGGCGGGGCGACCACCAGCGCCAAACATACGGCCGTCAAGATCGCCCCGGCCTATGGCAAGGAGACGATTCACGTGCTCGACGCTTCGCGGGCGGCCGGGGTCGTCGATCAATTGCTGAATCCCGACGCGAAGCCGCTCTTGGATCGCCGCAATCGCGAGCAGCAGCGGCAGTTGGTCGAATCGTATCGGCAGCGGCAATCGGTGCATTTGGTTCCTTACGAGCAGGCGGTGGCCAATCGGTTTCACACCGACTGGGAGACCGTGCGCATCGACACGCCGGCTTTTCTCGGCCGCCGGGTGCTCGATGATTTTCCGCTCGAGCGGCTGGTGGAATTCATCGATTGGTCTCCGTTCTTCCTCACGTGGGAGCTAAAAGGCAAATACCCCAAGATCCTCTCCGACCCGAAATTCGGCGAAGCGGCCACGCGGCTATACGACGACGCCCGACGGCTTTTGGATCGGATCATTCGCGAGAAGCTACTCACAGCTCGTGGCGTTTACGGCTTTTGGCCTGCCGCGGCGGTTGGCGACGACATCGCACTTTACGCTGACGAGAACCGCGCCGCGGAGCTAATGCGCTTTCACACGCTACGCCAGCAATGGGAGCGCAAGGGACAGAGCGAGTTTTTTGCGCTGGCCGATTTCATCGCTCCGATCGAAAGCGGGCGGCGCGATTATCTGGGGGCATTCGCCGTTACGGCGGGGATCGGTTGCGACGAGCTGGCCCGTGCGTTCGAGGCCGATCACGACGACTACAATTCGATCATGGCGAAGGCGCTCGCCGATCGGTTGGCCGAGGCGTTCGCCGAATTCTTGCATCGGCAGGCCCGGATTGATTGGGGGTACGGCCGCGAAGAGAAGCTTTCGAGCGAAGATCTGATGGAAGAAAAGTATCGCGGCATCCGCCCGGCCCCCGGCTACCCGGCCTGTCCCGACCACACCGAGAAGCGCATCCTTTTCGATCTGCTACAAGCTGAAACCGGCGCCGGCATTCACCTCACCGAAAACTTCGCCATGCTCCCGGCCGCGAGCGTCAGCGGCCTGTACTTCGCCCATCCGCAGTCGCGCTATTTCGCCGTCGATCGCATCGCCCGCGACCAGGCCGAATCCTACGCCCGCCGCAAAGGCCTGCCGCTCTCCGAAATCGAGCGCTGGCTCACGCCGAATTTGGGGTATGAGCCGTGAGTCGCGCTACTTCGCCTCGATCGCCGTCAGGCTCTTCGCGGTTTCAGCGCCGCCGGCGGCCTCGCGCCACGGCGTCGCCAGCCAGAGGATGGCCCGGCCGTCGCGGCTGGCAGTGAGGACGTAGCGACCGTTCGGGGAGAAGGAGACCGCGGTCACTTCCTGCGAATGGGCCTTGAGAGACAGGATTTCCTTGCCGGTGGTGGCGTCCCACAGCTTGGCGAGGTCATCTTGGCTGCCGGTCATCACGCGCAGGCCGTCCGGAGAGAAGGCCACCGATGCGACGGCCGCCGTGTGCCCGGAGAGCGTCTGGAGCACCTTCTCGGAATCCACGTCCCAGATGCAGGCGGTGTCGTCGGCGCTGCCAGTGATGAGCCGTTTCTGCTTACCATCTTTGCTCTGCCAATAGGCCAGCGACAACACTCCCCATTGATGACCAAAGAATCGCTTGTCCTGTTCGTAGCGCTGGAATACATGGAGTTGCTTCGCGGTCGCGGCGTCCCACATTCGGGCAGTTTTGTCGCCGGAGCCGGTGAAGACAACCTTGCCGTCGGGCGAAAAAATGGCCGAGGTGACGCGACTCTCGTGGCCGACAAACGTGCGAATCACCTTGCCGGTCTTGGCGTCCCAAAGTTTCGCAGTCTTGTCTTCGCTGGCGGTGAGCACTTGAGTGCCATCAGGCGAAAAGCAAGCGCTGTTCACGAAGTCGTCGTGACCGATCAACTTCAGCTCGGCCACTCCGGTCTCGGCGTTCCAGATTCGGGCCGAATCGTCCCAACTTCCGGTGACGATCCGCTTGCGATCGGGCGAGAAATTGGCCGAGGCAACGACCCCGTTGGGCGTGAGCGACATCCGCTCGGCGCCGGTGGCCGCGTCCCAAACGTGGGCGCCGTTGCCGCCGACGGTGACGAAGTTCGCTCCATCCGGCGAGAACGTCGCCGACCAGACCTGCCCGCTTTTGAGCGTTAGAAACGCGTCGCGACTGTCTTTACTGCCCGGGCCGAGAATCTCGCGATCGGCTTGCAGATCCCAGATCCGGACCGTGCCGTGCTCGTAGTCGGCCCAGAGCGCCCGCCGCCCGTCAGCCGAGACGGCAAGCTGGCTCGGCGCGGGCGGTGAATCCTTCGCGGTTCCGGACGAGCCGATCGTTTTGATCAATTGAGCCTTATCGACATCCCAGAGCGAAATTATATGGTCGTCGCCTAATAGCAGCGCTTGCCGCCGCTGGGGAATGAATGCCATCGACATTACCGCCGTGAGCGGCTTGAGGTTCAATTCGATCGGCTCGGCGCCGGTGGCGACGTCCCATTGCCCGACCGTATTGTCGGTGCTTGCGGTGAGTACTCGTTTGCCGTCGGGGAGGAAAGCTAGGGCGGTGATCTTCCCACTATGACTGTTGCTTCGCTTGATTAACTCGTTGGTGGTTGCGTTCCAGAGTGCGCAGCCGCCGCGGCCGTCGCCGGTGGCAAAGAGCTGGTCGTCCGGAGAGAAGGCCACCGCGGTGACCTCCGCGTCGAGCGGCTTCGTGGCGCCGAGCAGCTTGCCGGTTGCTGCGTCCCATATCTTGGCAGTGTTCCCATCGCTGCCGGTGGCGATCAGCTTGCCGTCGTGCGAAATCGTCGCGGCGGACGCCCGTCCCGTGCGATCGAGCCGCAATGTCTGCGTGCCGGTCGTCAGGTCCCAGACGCGGGCCGTGTTGTCGGCCGCGGCGGTGAGCAGCAGCTTGCCGTTGGGGAAAAAGACGGCGGTCGAAGTGAGGTAATCGTGCCCTTCCTCGAAGTTCTTGAGCGGCTCGCCGGTCTCAAAGTCCCACGTTTTGGCAGTCCGATCGCGGCTGGCGGTGACCACGCGCTGGCCGTCGGTCGAGAAGGCAGCCGAGAGCACGGCGTCGGCGTGCCCTTGCAGCACCCTTTCCTGAAAGTAGCGCATCTCCTCGTAACCGGCGATACTCCACAACTTGGCCTCGTGGTCATGGCTGCCGGAGAGCACCTGATGACCATCTGGCGAAAAGACCGCGGCTCGAACCCAACTGGCATGTCCGCGCAGCGATTTCACGAGATGCCCAGTCTTGAAGTCCCAAAGCTTGATCGTATTGTCGTGCCCCGCGCTCAAAACCATGTTGCCGTCCGGGGAGAATTCCACGGCGCGGACCGGCGCCGTGTGGTCTTCAAGCGCGCGATATTTCGCCGGGGGAATTGGGCGACCAGCGACGGCGTCCAGATAATTGAACGGCTGCACGTCCTCGGGACGCCAAATCAGAACACGGTTGTCGTATCCCCCAGAAACAACGTATTTGCCATTCGGAGAAAACGCCGCGGCGTAGACCGGGCCATTATGTCCCGTAAATGGCGGGCCTTGCTCGCCCGTGTCGGTGTTCCAAACAATCACGGTGCCATCCTGGCTGGCGGTGACGATCCGCGATTCATCGGCGGAAAACGCGGCGGACCAAACCCACCAGTTGTGCCCGCGATACGTATGCAGCACGTGTCCGCTTTCGACATCCCAGAGTCGGGCCGTCTTGTCGTACGAACTGGTCAGGAGCCGCCGGCCATTGCGCGAGAAGGCGACCGAGAGCACGTCGTCTTGATGGCCGGAGGCCGGATCGCCGGGATTTCCCGCCAGCTTTCGCACGAGCGCGCCGGTCTCGGCGTTGAAGATCTGCACGTAGCCGTCTTTCTTGTTGTTGCCACCCAGCGCCACGTACTTTCCATCCGACGAGAGATCGACCGAGTGAACGTAAAGGCTGCCGTAGGGGATTTCGACCAGCACCTGGCCAGTTTTCACGTCCCAAATCCGGGCCATGCCGTCCCAACTTCCGGAGACGAAACGATTGCCGTCGTGCGAGAACGCGACCGATTCGACCGGGGCCTGGGCGTTCTTTTCGTTCGCGCCCACCGGTTTTAGCGAATAGCTGCGGACGCTTTGCGTCGAGAGATAGCGCAAGCGGCCCCATTCCCAATTGCGAAACTGATTCGGCGACTCATTCAAGAGCTGCTCGGCGGTGTCGAAGGAGTTTTCGTCGATCTTGGCGGCCGCCAGACCGATGCCGGCGATGTAGCTTTGGTACTGCGCGTTGTCGCGTTCCTCGGTTGCCCGCTGTTTCGCTTCCGTCGCCACTTTTTCAGCGGCGGTCGCCTCCATTTCTTTTTTCGTTGCCAGTTCTGCATTCGCGACCGCTTCTTGCTTCGCCTTCGTGGCGACTTCGGCCGATCGCTTTTCGGCCGCGGCCGAAGCAAGGGCGCCCTTTTCAGCCTCCTTGGCGCGGCCTTCGGCGATCACCGCATTATTCTTTTCCTCGATAGCAATCTTTCGATCCGCGCTGACCTGCAAGAAGGCAACGCCCACGACCACAAGCATCGCCGCGGCCAAGCCGACCGCCACGCGCTTGATGGTCTTCAGCCGCTGCTGCCGCGTGTCGCGTTCGCGCTGCGCGGCGACGATCTGCAGCCGCAGCTCCGCATGCGTCGGATCGTCAGCATCCAACAGCGAGGCGCCCAGATCGTAGTCCTCTTTCTTCATCGCCTGCTTGGCATACGCCAGCTTGGCGACGGAGACGCCGGTCTTGGCCTTCGAGTTCCCATCCCAAAGGGCGAAGGCCTCTTGAAAGGCAAATAGAGCGCGAGAGAAGACCTGATAATCTCCTGTGCGCTCCGCTTTGGCCAGATCCTCCTCGGCACGGCTGGAGAGCACGACGCTTTCCGAATGCGATTGATACTCGCGGATCAGATTCTGGAAATCCTGCACCGTCGCCGGGCGATCGGCCGGAGCGGTCGACATCGCCCTCATCGCGATCTCGAGCAGCTCGCCCGAATGCTCGGTCGGCTGGATCTCGTTCTTCGCCGCCGCGAATAGGCAGTTCATCACGTTCTTGCCGGTGTGCGGCGGCTTGCCCGTGATGACCTCATATAGAATCGCGCCGAGCAGATAGACGTCGGCGGCAGGTCCGATCCGATCGACCGGGCCGGTGGCCATCTCGGGGGCCATATAGGCCGGCGTGCCACCCATGCTGCTCGTCTGCGTGATGGTCTCGGCCTTGCGGAACAGGGCCGTGGACATCGCCAGCCCCCAGTCCATCACCAGCACCTCGCCGAAATCGCCGAGCATGATGTTCTCGGGCTTAAGATCGCGATGGATCACGCCGCGCGAATGGGCAAACGCCACCGCATCGGCCACCTTCATCAGAATTTCGGTGTTCTCGGCGAGCGACTTCTCCTCGATCACCGACATCCAGGGCGTGCCCTGCACCCGCTTCATCGAGTAAAACAGCGACCCGGCCTCGTTCGATCCAAGATCGTAGATTGGCACGATGTTCGGGTGGTCGAGATCGCCGGTGACGACCGCTTCCGAGAGAAACTTCTCGCGCTGCTCGGCTTGATTGGCGATGTCGGGCTTGAGCATCTTGACGGCGACCGTGCGGTCGATCGAGGCCTGGCGGGCGGCGTAGACTACGCCCATGCCGCCTTCTCCGATCGTGTTCAGCAGCTCGTAGTCGGACCCCTTTTGGGTCACCGCGGTCACTTCGCGCAGAGCGCGCTTCTTAATGACCAGCTTCGAGTCGCGCGCCTGCACGCCCGATTCGCTCTTAAGGCTGGTGCGCGGCGTGCACGTAGGAGAGTAGGTTCCCTTCCAGAGCCGGGCGACCCGCTCGGTATCTTCGGCCGGGATGTTGCCCGAATCCATCGTCGCGGCGAACCGGCGTTCATCGAACGTGCTCGGCCTTTTTGTCGGCGGGGAAAGCGGAAAGGATCCCGAATCAATCGTGGGAGTGACCGAGCCGCGCCCCGTTTTCTTCGACGAGTCCTTTTCGGCGGTTTCACTGGTGACGTGCGTATCGCTGATCGTCGGATTCGCCGGCGGAGGACTCGCGGCGGATTCATCCGCCGACGGGCCGAGAGCTGCCAGATTGGGTGGCGTAGTCGTGTATTCGACCGTGCCGCTTTCGTGTGGCTGGCGGCCGGTGAACCCCGGCGGCACGAGGGGCGCGATCGGCTTCGCTGGCTCGTCACTCGATTCGGCCGCGCGGCTAACGATTCGCGCCAGCGTCGCTTTGAGCAAGGCCACCGGATCGTCCGTGGCAGGCGGAGTCCATGGCGCCAGCTTCGGTTGGCCGACGCTCGGCGGCACTTCGACAGT
This genomic stretch from Pirellulales bacterium harbors:
- the metH gene encoding methionine synthase, which produces MSVVQPPAIRDVLDRLLAERILVLDGAMGTMVHALKFDERDFRGEVFANHPKDLKNFIDVLVLTQPEAIKNIHRQYLEAGADIIETNTFGATSVAMADFQLEGSVRELNLAACRLAREAVDEMNLRTPDRPRFVAGSIGPTNRQLSIAGNVNDPGYRAVTFDQMVETYYEQVAALVEGGVDILLAETAFDTLVLKACLFAIDKFFEDRRCTARGKGTVPFSSEDSEKGDSPRLPVMASFTVFEGGRTLSAQTVEACWNSIAHADLLSVGINCSLGPEMLRPYVEELSRIAPIYVSCYPNAGLPNAFGGFDETPAMMAGTLGEFAANGWLNIVGGCCGTTPAHIRAIAAAVAGKPPREPAHPEPLTRLSGLEPLVIRPDSNFIMIGERTNVTGSKKFSKLVLAGKFEEAVAVAREQVEAGANVIDVNMDEALLDGEAAMTRFLNLVAAEPEVCRVPIMVDSSKWSVIEAGLKCVQGKAIVNSISLKEGEEVFLHHARLVNRYGAAAVVMAFDELGQAVTVEDKVRICRRAYRLLTEQVGMAPTDVIFDPNILTVATGIEEHNRYAINFIEATREIKRLLPLAKVSGGVSNISFSFRGNDVVREAMHSAFLYHAIRAGMDMGIVNAGQLAVYEQIPKDLLERVEDVLFDRRPDATERLVEFAESVKRQGGKTAEAESAWRSGTVDERLSHALVRGIVDYIDRDVEEARGKYPTGLAIIEGPLMAGMQVVGDLFGSGKMFLPQVVKSARVMKKAVAYLLPFMEREKALAGTADKPRGKVLMATVKGDVHDIGKNIVGVVLGCNSYQVIDLGVMVHCETILDTAIKEGVDMIGLSGLITPSLDEMVHVAREMERRGFALPLLIGGATTSAKHTAVKIAPAYGKETIHVLDASRAAGVVDQLLNPDAKPLLDRRNREQQRQLVESYRQRQSVHLVPYEQAVANRFHTDWETVRIDTPAFLGRRVLDDFPLERLVEFIDWSPFFLTWELKGKYPKILSDPKFGEAATRLYDDARRLLDRIIREKLLTARGVYGFWPAAAVGDDIALYADENRAAELMRFHTLRQQWERKGQSEFFALADFIAPIESGRRDYLGAFAVTAGIGCDELARAFEADHDDYNSIMAKALADRLAEAFAEFLHRQARIDWGYGREEKLSSEDLMEEKYRGIRPAPGYPACPDHTEKRILFDLLQAETGAGIHLTENFAMLPAASVSGLYFAHPQSRYFAVDRIARDQAESYARRKGLPLSEIERWLTPNLGYEP
- a CDS encoding protein kinase, with the translated sequence MSTCPFCQANLSDTPLNAGCCPVCGNLLNWNQEEPPPTSTVEVPPSVGQPKLAPWTPPATDDPVALLKATLARIVSRAAESSDEPAKPIAPLVPPGFTGRQPHESGTVEYTTTPPNLAALGPSADESAASPPPANPTISDTHVTSETAEKDSSKKTGRGSVTPTIDSGSFPLSPPTKRPSTFDERRFAATMDSGNIPAEDTERVARLWKGTYSPTCTPRTSLKSESGVQARDSKLVIKKRALREVTAVTQKGSDYELLNTIGEGGMGVVYAARQASIDRTVAVKMLKPDIANQAEQREKFLSEAVVTGDLDHPNIVPIYDLGSNEAGSLFYSMKRVQGTPWMSVIEEKSLAENTEILMKVADAVAFAHSRGVIHRDLKPENIMLGDFGEVLVMDWGLAMSTALFRKAETITQTSSMGGTPAYMAPEMATGPVDRIGPAADVYLLGAILYEVITGKPPHTGKNVMNCLFAAAKNEIQPTEHSGELLEIAMRAMSTAPADRPATVQDFQNLIREYQSHSESVVLSSRAEEDLAKAERTGDYQVFSRALFAFQEAFALWDGNSKAKTGVSVAKLAYAKQAMKKEDYDLGASLLDADDPTHAELRLQIVAAQRERDTRQQRLKTIKRVAVGLAAAMLVVVGVAFLQVSADRKIAIEEKNNAVIAEGRAKEAEKGALASAAAEKRSAEVATKAKQEAVANAELATKKEMEATAAEKVATEAKQRATEERDNAQYQSYIAGIGLAAAKIDENSFDTAEQLLNESPNQFRNWEWGRLRYLSTQSVRSYSLKPVGANEKNAQAPVESVAFSHDGNRFVSGSWDGMARIWDVKTGQVLVEIPYGSLYVHSVDLSSDGKYVALGGNNKKDGYVQIFNAETGALVRKLAGNPGDPASGHQDDVLSVAFSRNGRRLLTSSYDKTARLWDVESGHVLHTYRGHNWWVWSAAFSADESRIVTASQDGTVIVWNTDTGEQGPPFTGHNGPVYAAAFSPNGKYVVSGGYDNRVLIWRPEDVQPFNYLDAVAGRPIPPAKYRALEDHTAPVRAVEFSPDGNMVLSAGHDNTIKLWDFKTGHLVKSLRGHASWVRAAVFSPDGHQVLSGSHDHEAKLWSIAGYEEMRYFQERVLQGHADAVLSAAFSTDGQRVVTASRDRTAKTWDFETGEPLKNFEEGHDYLTSTAVFFPNGKLLLTAAADNTARVWDLTTGTQTLRLDRTGRASAATISHDGKLIATGSDGNTAKIWDAATGKLLGATKPLDAEVTAVAFSPDDQLFATGDGRGGCALWNATTNELIKRSNSHSGKITALAFLPDGKRVLTASTDNTVGQWDVATGAEPIELNLKPLTAVMSMAFIPQRRQALLLGDDHIISLWDVDKAQLIKTIGSSGTAKDSPPAPSQLAVSADGRRALWADYEHGTVRIWDLQADREILGPGSKDSRDAFLTLKSGQVWSATFSPDGANFVTVGGNGAHVWDAATGAERMSLTPNGVVASANFSPDRKRIVTGSWDDSARIWNAETGVAELKLIGHDDFVNSACFSPDGTQVLTASEDKTAKLWDAKTGKVIRTFVGHESRVTSAIFSPDGKVVFTGSGDKTARMWDAATAKQLHVFQRYEQDKRFFGHQWGVLSLAYWQSKDGKQKRLITGSADDTACIWDVDSEKVLQTLSGHTAAVASVAFSPDGLRVMTGSQDDLAKLWDATTGKEILSLKAHSQEVTAVSFSPNGRYVLTASRDGRAILWLATPWREAAGGAETAKSLTAIEAK